In the genome of Fulvivirga maritima, one region contains:
- a CDS encoding PorP/SprF family type IX secretion system membrane protein, whose product MREIYLIVLILLASIKVYSQGLIFSQYEQSVLETNPARIALYPELRVTAQYRETSLTDGEKANQSLLTATYPLFSSDDRLRSGIGLSVTRQQTGTDMKYITNAVQGGYAYNVYLNRSSLLSFGVNLGWFQQYFSNGTIYTGAQWDSFNGFDSSLPTGEPDSFEKKNFVNLGAGLNYYKTDDEGKEVGYLGVASNYLNSPDISWGQEAYKRERSYSAQAYWRLFNNNGISIGSGGYYLFDNHVHFAQARIQVKKYFENTNPFDLIKNGYLEFYGGYRAQGRIGGGVLIQQPSFRLGVSYDTPSSGNASLAGSAFEVSLAFRNVFKKKSKEQTVITPSEYHIGEVKDIEFARDKKTNASDKDAQFRPEKGDYNIALRQDFKFGFNESNLNNDAKQYLDELVSLLKAHPNTYLEVIGHTDDIGSESANEKIALQRASVVIDYLISKGISQERLKATGKGDKDPLVPNTSDENRAKNRRVEFVIYE is encoded by the coding sequence ATGAGAGAAATTTACCTGATAGTATTAATTTTATTAGCTTCCATTAAAGTATATAGCCAGGGCTTAATTTTCAGTCAGTATGAGCAATCTGTGCTAGAGACTAATCCGGCAAGAATAGCTTTATACCCTGAGCTAAGGGTCACTGCACAATACAGAGAAACGTCTTTGACTGATGGAGAAAAGGCGAACCAGTCTTTGCTTACAGCCACATATCCCTTGTTTTCATCAGATGATCGATTGCGCAGCGGAATAGGGCTATCAGTAACTCGTCAACAGACGGGGACTGATATGAAATATATTACCAATGCAGTGCAAGGAGGGTATGCCTATAATGTGTATCTAAACAGAAGTTCACTTTTATCTTTTGGTGTTAATTTAGGTTGGTTTCAGCAATACTTTAGTAATGGAACCATCTACACAGGGGCACAATGGGATAGTTTTAACGGTTTTGATTCTTCGTTACCAACGGGAGAGCCGGACTCCTTTGAGAAAAAGAATTTTGTAAATCTAGGAGCAGGTTTAAATTACTATAAGACAGATGACGAAGGGAAAGAGGTTGGATATTTAGGCGTTGCTTCTAATTATCTAAATAGTCCTGATATATCCTGGGGGCAAGAAGCATACAAACGAGAGAGAAGCTATAGTGCGCAAGCCTATTGGAGGCTCTTTAATAATAATGGGATCTCTATTGGTTCTGGAGGCTATTATCTTTTTGATAATCATGTGCATTTCGCTCAAGCACGTATTCAGGTTAAAAAATATTTTGAGAACACTAATCCATTTGATCTTATAAAAAATGGTTACCTGGAATTCTATGGCGGATATAGAGCTCAGGGGCGAATTGGAGGAGGTGTGTTAATCCAGCAGCCCTCCTTTAGGTTAGGTGTGAGTTATGATACCCCTTCTTCAGGTAATGCCTCCCTGGCCGGAAGTGCCTTTGAAGTTAGTTTGGCATTTAGAAATGTCTTCAAAAAGAAATCCAAAGAACAGACTGTCATAACTCCGAGTGAATATCATATCGGAGAGGTGAAGGATATTGAATTTGCTCGTGACAAAAAGACAAATGCCTCCGATAAGGATGCTCAGTTCAGACCTGAAAAGGGAGATTATAATATTGCCTTGAGGCAGGACTTCAAATTTGGTTTCAATGAAAGTAATCTTAATAATGATGCTAAGCAGTATTTAGATGAATTGGTCAGTTTACTAAAGGCTCATCCTAATACATACCTTGAGGTGATAGGGCACACTGATGACATTGGTAGCGAAAGTGCTAATGAAAAGATTGCCTTGCAGAGAGCGTCAGTAGTGATTGATTATCTAATTTCTAAGGGTATTTCACAAGAAAGGTTAAAAGCCACTGGTAAAGGAGACAAAGATCCTCTTGTACCTAATACTTCAGATGAAAATAGAGCTAAAAACCGTAGAGTAGAATTTGTTATTTATGAATAA
- a CDS encoding fibronectin type III domain-containing protein, with protein MKKNIYFLIFIAGCFFSQQVSAQSYPVQATFQLTPPYSLYLSDYAAADNNRFALNVLLRDLSRQDLQVRLRLTIEGTGVSITTRPDYRPQPLFLQGGMPLMLGAADLGAYFNPENLIFQGISKDQVVRGNALPEGFYRICFEVLEYNLGTEVSNMACGSAWLMLNDPPIINTPFNGEKVRVQDPQTQLFQWTPRHTGSPNSAFSTAYDFELVELWPEGRDPNNAIQSTPPIYETTTYSTSLVYGIAEPPLVPGRRYAFRVRARAINGIEPMDLFKNDGYSEVYSFIYGDACSPPVVVEASTVSSSRIKVSWQTGPAQTEFVVYYRKEGSDDEWQSEKTYLEELTLDGLQPETTYEFQVAALCGAANGGKSGVVTSATSENPVTNYTCGAQPGDIDLENQEALPELNPGDIFKAGDVEVRVINASGSNGTFSGKGHAEMPWLKHVKVRVEFEGIFINTDLQMINGAVTTIFNADSPLMFDLDALGGDDAAEEGGGAEDQAAPFDGTTIKVDGTVASVTVDESGQIIVEKEDGTTETFTQETDPETGERVPTQITDDEGNTYTVDKDGNVSKSSASGPPALQPGAEWDYLVKFNAYDRQNYGLDIKDQSAFTDYNRTLIDSADYYVPWKSMETGQIDYVNATLEGNESFPEVIAFKSAIGGTLGTQPAEAENQKQVMLVGGMPESTQEVYAYVVQEDEEGNETEYTVGQLNMVSYTKERNTVVLVPVNGASIPGNIQQGINDIFKQGVAEWNVQIADSYTVDSETLADLAVPESSGVLASFPSKMRQFNRRFKNSINFDNHAYYLFVIDGDGGDRDGFMPFKRQFGYIWRKNGSIDLAAVVAHELSHGAFRLRHTFSSEAYVTGEGQTNGNLMDYPAGKSLRKYQWDYIHNPESMIGWFQDDEESELSSDIADVQWVDQECSGCSFVSPAGKPFNIPEKVTSLAVMKPAEGGVATSQILKEAIYGFKFTSGESYFARIVDGDFQGYYPTSEEMTDEPRKFAGTETVYGEGMELTLWEWETDNQKFDTFIVNDISGFSAPEDWSNYIANGTVVSSMCMSCVTRDFVVHNQETLDELLEMTAEAREEQYDDDIVRFRNKIKELDQSGRYYYATGNAIAESDEVIIKDKLQSYYEVNQKYNESSNRKIFLVYDEINYALPSGGGNEFAEDVLEGLGISGDITLMIIPYLDREKVVIESNDAMHLENIYYSFGGVSGYDAQSIDMGSNDVKSYFLDIYRNISKPIEIHSYLLDFKGTIQYYLSSHNNVTGYDYTEGLNIYADKDMSIAVSHVRWQNQSASYKMNSIQQHTPIAEKYLEIIGLERSKSDYGTVDFDHNLKEIGIIRAEIRDMFVSDVLAHKYSDLRNGSQLTTHTIPEQYLFDTGNYYEVIDFFGTIAGVVELDFVFDIVGATYAIYRGDEVEAATYASSVFVPFASGATARNLKNMAGNIGQFLSIKARKDILYDVFKTQGDNLLLRYSDDLVEAGIFENKYLLTQIDLLPKTQSNKLLNHFGESDDLFKVLNEDPDLLDIWRKLEASEVDEAIMKKGSLLKKTKKLNCN; from the coding sequence ATGAAAAAAAATATATACTTTTTAATTTTTATTGCGGGCTGCTTTTTCTCCCAGCAGGTAAGTGCCCAATCTTATCCTGTTCAGGCTACCTTTCAGCTTACACCGCCTTATTCATTATACCTTTCAGATTATGCCGCAGCTGATAATAACCGGTTTGCCTTAAATGTGCTCTTGCGAGATCTCTCTCGACAAGATTTGCAGGTAAGACTTAGGCTTACCATTGAAGGAACAGGTGTTTCCATAACTACTCGCCCTGACTATAGACCACAGCCGCTGTTTTTACAAGGAGGCATGCCCCTCATGTTAGGGGCAGCAGATTTAGGAGCCTATTTTAACCCGGAGAATCTTATTTTTCAAGGGATAAGTAAAGACCAGGTGGTTAGGGGTAATGCCCTCCCTGAAGGCTTTTATAGAATATGTTTTGAAGTTCTTGAATATAATTTGGGTACAGAAGTCTCTAATATGGCTTGTGGTTCTGCCTGGCTCATGTTAAATGACCCGCCTATTATTAATACCCCTTTTAATGGTGAAAAGGTAAGAGTGCAAGATCCGCAAACCCAACTTTTTCAATGGACCCCAAGGCACACCGGCTCACCTAACTCTGCTTTTTCTACCGCTTATGATTTTGAACTGGTAGAACTTTGGCCAGAAGGAAGAGACCCCAATAATGCTATTCAAAGCACGCCGCCTATTTATGAAACTACCACCTACAGTACCAGCCTGGTTTATGGTATTGCGGAGCCTCCATTAGTGCCTGGCCGGCGTTATGCATTTAGGGTAAGAGCCAGAGCTATTAATGGAATAGAGCCCATGGACCTGTTTAAAAACGATGGGTACAGTGAAGTATATTCATTTATTTATGGAGATGCCTGCTCTCCTCCTGTAGTGGTAGAGGCCAGTACCGTGAGCAGTAGCAGAATAAAAGTGAGCTGGCAGACAGGCCCGGCACAAACCGAGTTTGTGGTCTATTATAGAAAAGAAGGCAGTGACGATGAGTGGCAATCTGAAAAAACTTATTTGGAAGAGTTGACATTAGATGGTCTTCAACCAGAAACCACTTATGAATTTCAAGTGGCGGCTTTGTGTGGCGCTGCTAACGGAGGGAAAAGTGGTGTTGTTACCTCTGCTACTTCTGAAAACCCAGTTACCAACTACACCTGTGGAGCCCAGCCCGGAGATATTGATCTGGAGAATCAGGAGGCTTTGCCTGAGCTTAATCCCGGAGATATTTTTAAAGCAGGAGATGTAGAAGTACGCGTTATTAATGCCTCGGGTAGTAATGGTACTTTTTCAGGAAAAGGTCATGCTGAAATGCCATGGCTAAAGCACGTAAAAGTGAGAGTAGAGTTTGAAGGTATTTTTATCAATACAGACCTGCAAATGATCAACGGAGCTGTAACTACTATTTTTAATGCTGACAGCCCCCTGATGTTTGATCTCGATGCGCTGGGAGGTGATGATGCAGCTGAAGAAGGTGGTGGCGCTGAAGATCAGGCAGCTCCTTTTGACGGCACTACCATTAAAGTAGACGGCACTGTAGCGTCAGTAACGGTAGATGAGAGTGGGCAGATTATAGTAGAAAAAGAAGATGGTACCACTGAAACCTTCACCCAGGAAACAGATCCTGAAACAGGCGAAAGAGTTCCTACTCAAATCACTGATGACGAAGGCAATACTTATACTGTGGATAAGGATGGCAATGTAAGTAAAAGCTCTGCTAGTGGTCCTCCTGCTCTGCAACCAGGAGCTGAGTGGGATTATTTAGTGAAGTTTAATGCTTACGACCGCCAAAATTATGGCTTAGATATTAAAGACCAAAGTGCATTTACTGATTATAACAGAACACTTATAGATAGTGCAGATTATTATGTGCCATGGAAGTCAATGGAAACAGGGCAGATAGACTATGTAAATGCCACCTTGGAAGGAAATGAGTCTTTTCCAGAAGTTATAGCTTTTAAAAGTGCTATTGGAGGAACCTTAGGCACTCAACCTGCAGAGGCAGAAAACCAAAAGCAAGTGATGTTAGTAGGAGGCATGCCCGAATCCACACAGGAGGTATATGCCTACGTAGTGCAGGAAGATGAAGAAGGCAATGAGACCGAATATACCGTAGGGCAGCTTAATATGGTGAGTTATACGAAGGAGCGTAATACCGTGGTATTAGTTCCTGTAAACGGAGCCTCTATCCCTGGCAATATTCAACAAGGTATTAACGATATTTTTAAGCAAGGGGTAGCAGAATGGAATGTACAGATTGCTGACTCATACACGGTAGATAGCGAAACCTTGGCAGACTTAGCAGTACCGGAGAGCAGTGGTGTATTGGCTAGTTTCCCAAGTAAGATGCGTCAGTTTAACAGAAGGTTTAAGAACTCAATAAATTTTGATAATCATGCATACTATCTGTTTGTGATCGATGGGGACGGAGGAGACCGTGACGGGTTTATGCCTTTCAAAAGACAATTTGGTTATATCTGGAGAAAAAATGGAAGTATTGACCTGGCTGCCGTGGTAGCGCATGAACTATCCCACGGAGCCTTCAGACTGCGCCATACCTTCAGCTCAGAGGCTTACGTAACAGGAGAGGGCCAAACCAACGGCAACCTAATGGATTACCCCGCAGGCAAAAGCCTAAGAAAATATCAGTGGGATTACATCCATAACCCCGAAAGTATGATAGGATGGTTTCAGGATGATGAGGAGAGTGAGCTTTCTAGTGACATTGCTGATGTACAGTGGGTTGATCAAGAATGTTCAGGCTGTAGTTTTGTAAGTCCTGCGGGAAAACCATTTAATATCCCGGAAAAAGTGACATCACTTGCCGTGATGAAGCCTGCAGAAGGAGGTGTTGCCACTTCTCAAATTTTGAAGGAAGCTATTTATGGCTTTAAATTTACATCAGGGGAGTCCTATTTTGCAAGGATAGTGGATGGAGATTTCCAAGGATATTATCCTACTTCAGAAGAGATGACGGATGAGCCTAGGAAATTTGCAGGTACTGAAACTGTGTATGGCGAAGGTATGGAGTTAACTTTGTGGGAGTGGGAAACGGACAATCAGAAGTTTGATACTTTTATCGTTAATGATATTTCAGGGTTTTCAGCTCCAGAAGATTGGAGTAATTACATCGCAAATGGTACTGTTGTAAGTAGTATGTGTATGAGTTGTGTTACAAGAGACTTTGTTGTGCATAATCAGGAGACTCTTGACGAATTATTAGAAATGACTGCTGAGGCCAGAGAGGAACAATATGATGATGATATTGTCAGGTTTAGGAATAAAATAAAGGAGCTGGATCAAAGTGGGAGATATTATTATGCTACAGGTAATGCAATTGCAGAATCTGATGAGGTGATAATAAAGGATAAACTTCAATCCTATTATGAAGTAAATCAAAAGTATAATGAAAGTAGTAATAGAAAGATCTTCTTGGTATATGACGAAATTAACTATGCTTTACCAAGTGGAGGAGGAAATGAGTTTGCAGAAGATGTTTTAGAAGGCTTGGGGATATCAGGAGATATAACACTGATGATTATTCCTTATTTGGATCGTGAAAAGGTAGTGATTGAATCTAATGATGCTATGCATCTTGAGAATATTTATTATTCTTTTGGAGGAGTTTCCGGGTATGATGCTCAGAGTATTGATATGGGGTCGAATGATGTCAAGTCATATTTCTTGGATATTTATAGGAATATAAGTAAACCCATAGAAATACATAGCTACCTGTTGGACTTTAAAGGAACTATCCAATATTATTTATCTTCTCATAATAATGTTACAGGTTATGATTACACTGAAGGTTTAAATATATATGCAGACAAAGATATGAGTATAGCTGTTAGTCATGTTAGGTGGCAAAATCAGTCGGCTAGCTATAAAATGAATTCAATACAGCAGCATACACCAATTGCTGAAAAATACTTAGAAATAATAGGTTTAGAAAGGTCAAAATCAGATTATGGAACGGTTGATTTTGATCATAATCTTAAAGAGATAGGTATTATAAGAGCAGAAATAAGAGATATGTTTGTTTCAGATGTATTAGCCCATAAGTATTCTGACTTAAGAAATGGTAGTCAATTAACTACTCATACTATACCAGAACAATATCTTTTTGATACGGGTAATTACTATGAAGTGATAGATTTTTTTGGAACTATAGCTGGTGTTGTTGAGCTTGATTTTGTGTTTGATATTGTAGGGGCAACTTATGCTATTTATAGAGGTGACGAAGTAGAAGCAGCTACGTATGCGAGTAGTGTATTTGTGCCATTTGCTAGTGGGGCTACAGCTAGAAATCTTAAAAACATGGCTGGAAATATAGGACAGTTTCTTTCAATAAAGGCGAGAAAGGATATTCTTTATGATGTGTTTAAAACTCAAGGAGATAATCTTTTACTAAGATATTCTGATGATTTGGTAGAGGCTGGTATATTTGAAAATAAATATCTGCTTACTCAGATAGATTTATTGCCAAAAACTCAATCTAATAAATTATTGAATCACTTCGGAGAGAGTGATGATTTGTTTAAAGTGTTAAATGAAGACCCAGATCTATTGGATATATGGCGTAAATTAGAAGCAAGCGAGGTTGATGAAGCCATCATGAAAAAAGGAAGCCTATTAAAGAAGACCAAAAAGCTTAATTGTAATTAA
- a CDS encoding HEAT repeat domain-containing protein — protein sequence MKKALLTIFIACLFTFTVRSQDIDTYFQSVRSGSYPQIPSAFFSGDMTLMNQLTPYYKDSIDDVRGKAYYIAYRSATNTDNQQIKKAAIEALIEGVKDKDSGLSGDNIEFLTEFDKDLFSAKDQQELLSALSTIKYHKPELIKLIGYVNISEAENTLKSYAVSSNRRLQWSALLAISRMGDEASAQKIISILENLPVNDNLVYELVPDLVYTRNKTAFDYLFTIINSNENNCTSADPDNEAAILCGYRVMEYLAPHLTAQPLPTEDGELAVDSYEQALQELRAWYDNHQSDYGILEEGY from the coding sequence ATGAAAAAGGCATTACTCACCATATTTATAGCCTGTCTCTTTACCTTCACAGTAAGAAGCCAGGACATAGACACTTATTTTCAATCCGTAAGATCTGGTTCTTACCCACAAATACCTTCAGCGTTTTTCTCTGGAGATATGACTTTAATGAATCAGCTTACGCCATATTACAAAGATTCAATAGATGATGTGAGAGGAAAGGCCTATTATATTGCTTATAGATCAGCTACTAATACTGATAATCAACAGATCAAAAAAGCAGCTATAGAAGCACTGATAGAAGGTGTAAAAGATAAGGATTCTGGTCTTTCAGGAGATAATATAGAATTTCTCACTGAGTTTGATAAAGACTTGTTTTCAGCCAAAGATCAGCAAGAGCTTTTGTCAGCCTTGAGTACTATAAAATACCATAAGCCAGAACTTATCAAATTAATCGGCTATGTGAATATTTCGGAAGCAGAGAATACATTGAAAAGCTATGCAGTATCCTCTAATCGCAGGCTACAATGGTCCGCCTTGCTAGCCATATCTCGCATGGGAGATGAGGCTTCAGCTCAAAAAATCATCAGTATCCTAGAAAATCTCCCGGTAAATGATAACCTGGTCTATGAACTAGTGCCAGACTTGGTATACACCCGTAACAAAACGGCCTTTGATTATCTCTTCACCATCATCAACAGCAATGAAAACAACTGCACCTCCGCAGACCCAGATAACGAAGCTGCTATCCTTTGTGGCTACAGAGTAATGGAATACCTTGCCCCACACCTCACCGCCCAGCCCCTCCCCACAGAAGACGGAGAACTGGCAGTAGATAGTTATGAGCAGGCCTTACAAGAGTTAAGAGCTTGGTATGATAATCATCAGTCTGATTATGGTATATTGGAGGAAGGTTATTAG
- a CDS encoding lipocalin family protein — protein MNKFFKLILATCIVCFVFACEDDENDPVTKEQYIQFLTNGSEKSWKIDRIIDPDGNNIKKDCQDDDVLVFKKENQEFSFMYNQKCFPESTDDFGTWEISDDLGILTFYGSAAILTLNQEELIIMYGSYDNRKVTGRSDYVFTAIE, from the coding sequence ATGAATAAATTTTTTAAACTAATATTGGCGACGTGTATAGTATGTTTTGTTTTTGCCTGTGAAGATGATGAAAATGATCCTGTTACAAAAGAACAGTATATTCAGTTTTTGACAAATGGATCTGAAAAGTCGTGGAAAATTGATCGAATAATAGATCCAGATGGAAATAACATTAAAAAGGATTGCCAAGATGATGATGTTCTAGTTTTTAAAAAGGAAAATCAAGAATTTAGTTTCATGTATAATCAAAAGTGTTTTCCAGAATCAACAGACGATTTTGGTACATGGGAAATAAGTGATGACTTAGGGATTTTAACTTTTTATGGGAGTGCAGCTATTTTAACACTTAATCAGGAAGAGTTAATAATTATGTATGGCTCCTATGATAACAGAAAAGTTACAGGAAGAAGTGATTATGTTTTCACTGCTATAGAATAG
- a CDS encoding helix-turn-helix domain-containing protein, whose amino-acid sequence MELQVITHEELTSFREALLHDIKQLLIEHKYHKPARKWLKSHEVRRLLTVSPGTLQHLRVSGQLPYIKVGNIIFYEYQDIEKMLETNKVSY is encoded by the coding sequence ATGGAACTACAAGTGATCACCCATGAGGAGCTTACTTCCTTTAGAGAAGCGCTGCTCCATGATATCAAGCAGCTACTTATAGAACATAAATATCATAAGCCCGCCCGCAAGTGGCTTAAGTCCCATGAAGTACGGCGGTTACTTACCGTTTCTCCCGGCACGCTGCAACACCTGAGAGTCAGCGGTCAGCTACCCTATATCAAAGTAGGCAATATCATTTTCTATGAATACCAAGACATCGAGAAGATGCTTGAAACCAATAAAGTAAGCTATTAA
- a CDS encoding YWFCY domain-containing protein, translating into MMSGDHQQGLVKTMELARIVSLILLLMHLYYYHQEVMHSWGLTSDWMSQLIARLESTGLFEATWISKALSFILLIVSLLGVKGKKDIDFNLPLTLVILTLGGVLYWSSALWFPMNLQAKTHFLLSAAILFTGYLCLLGAGSRLSRFIRVELQKDIFNEMNQTFPQEERFMANAYSLHFPAHYHFRGKRRRSWINVINPFRSLLVIGSPGAGKSYFIIRHIISQHIKKGFTMFIYDFKYDDLSRLAYNLLIRYQKKIQGEALLLPD; encoded by the coding sequence ATGATGAGCGGAGACCATCAACAAGGCCTAGTCAAGACCATGGAGCTAGCCAGAATAGTGAGCCTAATCCTTTTGCTCATGCACCTATACTATTATCATCAGGAAGTAATGCATTCGTGGGGCTTGACTTCTGACTGGATGAGCCAGTTGATTGCGAGGTTGGAATCAACCGGACTTTTTGAGGCTACCTGGATTTCAAAAGCCCTGTCTTTTATCCTTTTGATTGTCTCTCTGTTGGGTGTGAAAGGGAAAAAGGATATCGACTTCAATCTACCCCTTACCCTAGTCATTTTGACCCTGGGAGGCGTGCTTTACTGGTCCTCAGCCTTATGGTTCCCGATGAACCTCCAAGCAAAGACTCACTTCCTGCTATCAGCAGCGATCCTTTTCACTGGTTACTTATGCCTGTTGGGAGCTGGCAGCCGTCTGAGCCGGTTTATCCGTGTGGAACTACAAAAGGACATCTTCAATGAGATGAACCAGACCTTTCCTCAAGAAGAGCGGTTTATGGCTAATGCTTACTCCTTACATTTCCCTGCCCACTATCACTTCAGGGGAAAGCGACGCCGTAGCTGGATTAATGTGATCAACCCCTTCCGCTCTTTGCTGGTGATAGGCAGTCCGGGAGCAGGCAAGTCCTACTTCATTATCAGACATATTATATCCCAACATATCAAGAAAGGCTTTACCATGTTCATCTATGATTTTAAGTATGATGACCTCAGCCGGTTAGCCTATAACCTGCTGATCAGATACCAAAAAAAAATTCAAGGAGAAGCCCTGCTTTTACCTGATTAG
- a CDS encoding TraM recognition domain-containing protein translates to MQLDYATLFPLLRREPEVSALINPFESAYRHEAWDQLEGQIASAKIGLARLSSPALYYVLSGHDFTLDINNPAAPKVVCLGNNPQKQQVFGPVLSLYISRVIKLVNKKGKQKSSLIFDEFPTVYFNQIDHLIAQARSNLVSTTLAVQDYSQLKKDYGRDQAEVILNLAGNVISGQVFGDTARQLSERFGKVVQQRQSISVNRTDTSVSHSTHLDAGIPPSTISSLSSGEFVGLVGDTPHQRIRLKMFHATIDHDHRYLSIQENHFQTIPEIRKVSEEELSANYERIRASIQDIVSQHL, encoded by the coding sequence TTGCAGCTGGACTATGCTACCCTTTTTCCTTTGCTACGCCGGGAGCCCGAAGTGTCTGCGTTGATTAACCCGTTTGAGTCCGCCTACCGACATGAAGCCTGGGATCAGCTGGAAGGACAGATCGCTTCTGCCAAGATAGGGCTGGCACGCCTGAGCTCTCCGGCCTTGTACTATGTGCTTAGCGGCCATGATTTCACCTTGGATATCAATAATCCAGCCGCTCCCAAGGTAGTTTGCCTGGGCAATAACCCACAGAAGCAACAAGTTTTTGGACCGGTGCTATCCTTATATATCTCCAGAGTGATCAAGCTGGTCAATAAAAAGGGAAAGCAGAAAAGCAGCCTCATCTTCGATGAGTTTCCTACCGTTTACTTCAACCAGATCGACCACCTGATCGCCCAGGCCAGAAGCAATCTGGTCTCCACTACCTTGGCTGTTCAAGACTACTCACAGCTCAAAAAGGACTATGGAAGAGACCAGGCCGAGGTCATATTAAATTTGGCCGGCAATGTTATCAGCGGTCAGGTTTTCGGTGATACCGCTCGCCAACTATCCGAACGCTTTGGCAAAGTAGTACAACAAAGGCAAAGCATCTCGGTAAATCGTACCGACACCTCGGTGAGCCACTCTACCCATCTTGACGCAGGCATTCCGCCATCCACTATTTCTTCCCTGTCTTCGGGGGAGTTCGTCGGGTTGGTGGGAGATACGCCCCATCAGAGGATTCGCTTAAAGATGTTCCATGCGACTATCGACCATGACCACCGCTACCTGAGTATACAAGAAAACCATTTTCAGACGATTCCAGAGATAAGAAAAGTAAGTGAAGAAGAGCTGAGCGCTAACTATGAGCGGATTAGAGCTTCTATCCAGGATATTGTCAGTCAGCATCTATAA
- a CDS encoding RteC domain-containing protein, protein MHLINHIQTLQEQLKSQVSDLIGEHGLTLTSLPMILSLYRAPLQHLRTKVYTYPFHQKEEEIQFFKEEKPTLLSGWYYYQELLQLTRAASYQTTPDLKPLYDQKLIGMKSYEQRHHTFLAYCIRGDNHLDTYYFTREYHGEDLILDHRFTTGYDLILARFLAHELLKEHIQQKLTSNRTNSEALITSTLTWTGKKTDLIELLFALQCSGSINGGQATVKQIARQLEALFSIELGNYYHILGKIRARKSPAIFIDALKTHLTEKLETMDL, encoded by the coding sequence ATGCATCTGATTAACCACATACAAACCCTTCAAGAGCAGCTCAAAAGCCAGGTGAGTGACCTTATTGGTGAGCACGGCCTTACCTTGACCAGCCTGCCTATGATCCTGAGTCTATACCGTGCTCCATTGCAGCACCTGCGCACAAAAGTATATACCTATCCCTTCCATCAAAAGGAAGAAGAAATACAGTTTTTCAAAGAAGAAAAACCTACGTTACTGAGCGGTTGGTATTATTATCAGGAGCTGCTCCAACTAACAAGAGCAGCCAGTTACCAGACTACCCCTGATCTTAAGCCATTATATGATCAGAAGCTTATTGGAATGAAGTCTTATGAACAGCGGCATCATACTTTCCTGGCGTACTGCATTCGTGGTGATAACCATTTGGATACCTACTATTTCACCCGGGAATATCATGGAGAAGACTTGATTCTGGATCATCGCTTCACTACCGGCTATGACCTGATCCTGGCCAGATTCCTTGCCCATGAGCTCTTGAAAGAACATATCCAACAAAAGCTGACTTCCAACCGAACCAATAGCGAAGCTCTTATCACCAGCACACTCACCTGGACAGGTAAGAAAACCGACCTGATCGAGCTGCTCTTCGCATTGCAGTGCAGCGGTAGCATCAATGGCGGCCAGGCCACCGTGAAGCAGATCGCCCGACAATTAGAAGCCTTGTTCTCCATTGAGCTGGGTAACTATTATCATATACTTGGAAAAATAAGAGCCAGAAAAAGCCCTGCTATTTTTATTGATGCGCTCAAAACCCATTTGACCGAAAAGCTGGAGACTATGGATCTCTAA
- a CDS encoding DUF4134 domain-containing protein — protein MKKENTILSIYKSLGLTLTLLLLTLYQAYAQDGNAGINQANEQVRSYFDTGANLMYAIGAVVGLIGAVKVFQKWNSGEPDTSRVASAWFGSCIFLVVVATVLKSFFGV, from the coding sequence ATGAAAAAGGAAAACACTATTCTATCGATTTACAAGTCCTTAGGACTGACCCTGACCTTACTGTTACTCACTTTGTACCAAGCCTATGCCCAGGATGGTAATGCCGGCATCAACCAGGCCAACGAGCAGGTGAGGAGTTATTTTGATACCGGAGCTAACCTGATGTACGCCATAGGTGCCGTCGTAGGCCTGATTGGTGCTGTTAAAGTCTTTCAGAAATGGAATAGCGGAGAGCCTGACACCAGCAGAGTAGCTTCCGCCTGGTTTGGCAGTTGCATCTTTCTGGTAGTAGTCGCTACCGTATTGAAATCCTTCTTTGGCGTGTAA